In a genomic window of Vigna angularis cultivar LongXiaoDou No.4 chromosome 6, ASM1680809v1, whole genome shotgun sequence:
- the LOC108341489 gene encoding uncharacterized protein LOC108341489 isoform X2, translated as MVMKGLDNGSRKRKRQTSRKLGVDAKVEVRSMDNGFQGSWHPGTVIMCEDLQRRVRYNNILDNEGVYNLEEVVIVSKALDGDIECADFYARGFIRPLPPLVEFDMGDLVYGLCVDVNYEEAWWEGVIFDYCDGMDKRSVFFPDLGDEIPVEIHQLRITQDWDEITEEWTRRGNWVFLDLVEEQKRNLFVTVSAKQIWYDIRIKKEFETIREWTCNLKYLWTELIKEIINHYFSLTLKEIISVLNLPRSLLNETPEHEFAEAMPNVDLSMIWHNKQTAVQKGTVPRIKGTLSDVQNEIRPCGDSPFDESREDRSSSHLMSSFWNPVKLSGVELCPDAVREYPLASKREVRAFWMDKLQKHLLCLGWKIEWSNRLNIKRYKYISPYTKGQRYYLSLIEVCKAMKQDPNMNSLHLQNDQTITHPTVDFHLSDVPSIPAENIQSITHLQNDHTIMHPTVDCPLSDVPSIPAENIQSVTHLQNDHTIMHPTVDCHLSDVPSIPAENIQSITHLQNDNTIMHPTVDCHLSDVPSIPAENIQSITHLQNDHTIMHPTVDCHLSDVPSSPAEHIQSITHLQNGHTIMHPTVDCHLSDVPSNPAENIQNLDIIHAAENIQNLDIIPPAENIQNLDVIPPAENIQNLDMFPPAENIQNLDMFPPAENIQNLDIFPPAENIQNLDIFPPAVPSSPVEDEVEEVPEYCPWAVVQYYRMYIYKKSRADKKKWILKAKKHLLSEGWVLDHPPPFNKRRGIIYMSPQNRKFPTLHAACKFCIEETIPNWDLEWQEMDEGASSIKPTTNQKKKNKRDLKANTPKGQSNGPRQVLRSNKRVQKVSASTHLHHKPLNIPSYLIDSNIILPRSKVYYKAKGTNRAVRTLAEGKITHDGIKCNCCLTIYSFAGFEKHATGSSTCRPSANIFLDDGKSLLDCQIQMMQGQKNSVASGKALSDLSLADNDYICSVCRYGGELILCDKCPSSFHKTCLGLEDVPEGDWFCPSCRCGICGQRKIDGDEVEHFLSCIQCEHKYHVRCLKNGAANTSRYNGNWFCGKDCEKIYEGLHKLLGEPIPVASNLTWTLVKFINPDSCDLGNVESDLVAESYCKLNLALSLMHECFEPLKEPLTSRDLVEDALFSRRSELNRINFQGFYTVLLERNEELVSVATVRVHGKKVAEIPLVGTRLQYRRHGMCRILVNELEKKLMKLDVERLVLPAVPSVLETWTGSFGFAKMTDYERSQFLDYTFLDFEGTIMCQKLLMNIASSDSVLLTESKRCCFNPSKSGPICEVHQGEAIDEKTVNVLGS; from the exons ATGGTAATGAAAGGTCTTGATAATGGGAGCAGAAAGCGCAAACGACAGACTTCAAGAAAGCTTGGAGTGGATGCAAAAGTGGAG GTGCGGAGTATGGACAACGGGTTTCAAGGATCGTGGCACCCCGGGACAGTTATCATGTGTGAGGATTTGCAACGGCGTGTCAGATATAACAATATTTTGGATAACGAGGGGGTGTATAATCTTGAGGAGGTTGTGATTGTTTCAAAAGCTTTGGACGGTGATATTGAATGTGCAGACTTCTATGCACGCGGGTTCATCAGGCCACTGCCTCCTTTGGTTGAGTTTGATATGGGGGACCTTGTATATGGTTTATGTGTTGATGTGAACTATGAGGAAGCTTGGTGGGAAGGAGTTATATTTGACTACTGTGATGGAATGGACAAGAGGAGTGTGTTTTTCCCTGATTTGGGTGATGAAATACCGGTTGAAATTCATCAGTTGCGGATTACTCAGGACTGGGATGAAATTACTGAGGAGTGGACCCGACGAGGGAACTGGGTGTTTCTTGATCTGGTGGAGGAGCAGAAGAGGAACTTGTTTGTCACAGTTTCGGCCAAGCAGATTTGGTATGATATACGCATTAAAAAGGAATTTGAGACGATTAGAGAGTGGACATGTAATTTGAAGTACTTGTGGACCGAGTTGATAAAGGAGATAATTAATCACTACTTCTCTCTAACGTTAAAGGAAATTATCTCTGTCCTAAACCTTCCTCGGAGTCTTTTAAATGAAACACCAGAGCATGAATTTGCTGAAGCTATGCCTAATGTTGACTTAAGCATGATCTGGCATAATAAGCAAACTGCTGTGCAGAAAGGAACTGTCCCTCGTATTAAAGGGACCTTATCTGACGTTCAAAATGAAATTAGACCCTGTGGTGATAGTCCTTTTGATGAAAGCAGAGAAGATAGATCCTCAAGTCATTTAATGTCCTCTTTTTGGAATCCTGTGAAGTTGTCTGGGGTTGAATTATGCCCTGATGCTGTTAGGGAATATCCACTTGCTTCCAAACGTGAAGTTAGGGCATTTTGGATGGACAAATTACAAAAGCATCTTTTATGTCTTGGATGGAAAATTGAATGGTCAAATAGATTAAATATTAAACGTTACAAGTATATTTCCCCTTACACGAAGGGCCAAAGGTATTACCTTTCACTCATTGAAGTTTGTAAAGCTATGAAACAGGACCCCAACATGAACTCCTTGCATCTCCAAAATGATCAGACCATAACGCATCCTACAGTTGATTTCCATCTTTCAGATGTGCCTTCTATTCCAGCTGAAAATATTCAGTCTATAACGCATCTCCAAAATGATCACACTATAATGCATCCTACAGTTGATTGTCCTCTTTCAGACGTGCCTTCTATTCCAGCTGAAAATATTCAGTCTGTAACGCATCTCCAAAATGATCACACTATAATGCATCCTACAGTTGATTGCCATCTTTCAGATGTGCCTTCTATTCCAGCTGAAAATATTCAGTCTATAACGCATCTCCAAAATGATAACACTATAATGCATCCTACAGTTGATTGTCATCTTTCAGATGTGCCTTCTATTCCAGCTGAAAATATTCAGTCTATAACGCATCTCCAAAATGATCACACTATAATGCATCCTACAGTTGATTGTCATCTTTCAGATGTGCCTTCTAGTCCAGCTGAACATATTCAGTCTATAACGCATCTCCAAAATGGTCACACTATAATGCATCCTACAGTTGATTGTCATCTTTCTGATGTGCCTTCTAATCCAGCTGAAAATATTCAGAATCTAGATATCATTCATGCAGCTGAAAATATTCAGAATCTAGATATCATTCCTCCAGCTGAAAATATTCAGAATCTAGATGTCATTCCTCCAGCTGAAAATATTCAGAATCTAGATATGTTTCCTCCTGCTGAAAATATTCAGAATCTAGATATGTTTCCTCCTGCTGAAAATATTCAGAATCTAGATATCTTTCCTCCTGCTGAAAATATTCAGAATCTAGATATCTTTCCTCCCGCTGTGCCATCTTCTCCAGTtgaagatgaagttgaagaagtacCTGAGTATTGTCCTTGGGCTGTTGTGCAGTATTATCGCATGTATATATACAAGAAGAGCCGggctgataaaaaaaagtggATACTAAAGGCAAAGAAGCATCTGTTATCAGAGGGATGGGTTTTAGACCATCCACCTCCATTTAATAAGAGAAGGGGAATAATATACATGTCTCCACAAAATCGGAAATTCCCAACACTCCATGCAGCATGCAAATTTTGCATTGAAGAAACTATTCCTAATTGGGACCTTGAATGGCAGGAGATGGATGAAGGTGCTTCTAGTATTAAACCAACTacaaatcaaaagaagaaaaacaagaggGATTTGAAGGCCAACACACCTAAGGGCCAAAGCAATGGACCTCGACAGGTGCTAAGATCAAATAAGAGGGTGCAAAAGGTGTCTGCCTCTACTCATTTACATCACAAGCCTCTAAACATTCCGTCTTATTTGATAGACAGCAACATCATCTTACCAAGGTCTAAGGTTTATTATAAGGCAAAAGGCACGAACCGTGCAGTCCGAACTTTGGCTGAGGGGAAAATAACTCATGATGGAATCAAGTGTAACTGTTGCCTTACAATATACAGTTTTGCTGGATTTGAAAAACATGCTACTGGCAGTAGTACCTGCAGACCCTCTGCTAATATCTTTTTGGATGACGGGAAGTCACTCTTGGACTGCCAGATACAAATGATGCAAGGTCAAAAGAATAGTGTAGCTAGTGGAAAAGCATTAAGTGATCTTTCTCTAGCTGATAATGACTACATTTGTTCAGTTTGTCGCTATGGTGGTGAACTTATTTTATGTGATAAATGTCCATCCTCATTCCATAAGACGTGTCTTGGTTTGGAG GATGTCCCTGAAGGTGACTGGTTTTGTCCATCATGTCGTTGCGGGATTTGTGGCCAAAGGAAAATTGATGGAGATGAGGTTGAACACTTCCTTTCTTGCATACAATGTGAACATAAAT ATCATGTTAGGTGCCTGAAAAATGGAGCTGCAAATACATCAAGATATAATGGAAACTGGTTCTGTGGAAAAGACTGTGAAAAG ATATACGAGGGCCTTCATAAATTATTAGGAGAGCCAATTCCAGTGGCTAGCAATCTAACTTGGACTTTGGTGAAGTTTATCAACCCTGACAGTTGTGATCTTGGTAATGTTGAAAGTGACTTAGTGGCAGAAAGTTACTGCAAACTCAATCTTGCTCTTTCGTTGATGCATGAATGTTTTGAGCCCCTAAAAGAACCCTTGACTTCCAGAGATCTCGTGGAAGATGCTCTATTCAGCAGAAG GTCAGAGCTTAACCGAATAAATTTCCAGGGTTTCTACACTGTGCTACTtgagagaaatgaagaactGGTTAGTGTGGCAACTGTTAG GGTCCATGGGAAGAAGGTAGCTGAAATACCTCTTGTTGGTACCAGATTACAATATCGTCGACATGGAATGTGTCGCATTTTAGTAAATGAGCTTGAAAAG